A genomic window from Vitis riparia cultivar Riparia Gloire de Montpellier isolate 1030 chromosome 16, EGFV_Vit.rip_1.0, whole genome shotgun sequence includes:
- the LOC117934294 gene encoding UDP-glycosyltransferase 88B1-like — MVSEMVSEMESVLVLYPSPGMGHLIAMVELGKLILKHYPSISITILTITPPFDTGATASYIAGVSSTTPSITFHHLPTTPLPRPVSSYPSFEALTSELLILNNPNVHHALRSISLNSTVLAFIIDFFCTPALGVAKELNIPAYYFFTSSGTGLALFLYFPTLHRKNTQSFRDMNTIHEVPGLPPLPSADMPGPLLDRTSKEYESFLYYATHISKSAGIIVNTFESLESEAVKAIYDGLCVTDGPTPPVFCIGPLIATQGGHGGGGEKDYCLKWLNSQPKRSVVFLCFGSLGVFSEAQLKEIAVGLEKSGQRFLWVVRSPPSKDKSRRFLAPSDPDLDSLLPDGFLDRTKDRGLVVKSWAPQVAVLNHGSVGGFVTHCGWNSVLEAVSSGVPMVAWPLYAEQRFNKVTLVEEMKVALPLEESKSGLVTATEVEKRVRELMETEKGFNIRNQVKAMKEEAQAAMNDGGSSLVALDKLIKSCRQKQI, encoded by the coding sequence ATGGTCTCTGAAATGGTCTCTGAAATGGAGTCAGTACTGGTACTGTATCCTTCACCAGGCATGGGTCATCTTATCGCCATGGTGGAGCTTGGGAAGCTCATTCTTAAACACTATCCTTCAATTTCCATCACCATCCTCACCATCACCCCACCTTTCGACACCGGCGCTACCGCCTCTTACATCGCCGGCGTCTCCTCCACTACCCCTTCCATCACCTTCCACCACCTTCCCACCACCCCTCTCCCTCGACCTGTCTCCTCCTACCCCTCCTTTGAAGCTCTAACCTCTGAGCTCTTAATCCTCAACAATCCTAATGTCCACCATGCCCTCCGGTCCATATCTCTCAACTCCACTGTCCTCGCCTTTATCATCGACTTCTTCTGCACCCCAGCTCTCGGCGTCGCCAAAGAGCTCAACATTCCGGCCTACTATTTCTTCACCTCCTCCGGCACTGGCCTCGCCTTGTTCCTCTACTTCCCTACTCTTCACCGGAAAAACACTCAGAGTTTCAGAGATATGAATACCATTCATGAAGTTCCGGGGTTGCCGCCGTTACCATCGGCGGATATGCCGGGGCCGCTGCTGGACCGGACCAGCAAAGAGTATGAATCTTTTCTATACTACGCTACCCACATTTCGAAATCAGCTGGAATCATTGTGAACACGTTTGAATCCTTGGAATCGGAAGCTGTGAAAGCGATTTATGATGGGCTGTGTGTGACGGATGGTCCTACACCGCCGGTTTTCTGCATCGGACCGTTGATTGCTACACAGGGCGGACATGGTGGCGGAGGTGAAAAAGATTACTGTTTAAAGTGGCTGAACTCGCAGCCAAAACGAAGCGTCGTGTTTCTGTGCTTTGGCAGCTTGGGCGTCTTTTCAGAAGCGCAGTTGAAGGAAATTGCAGTTGGGTTAGAGAAGAGCGGGCAGAGGTTCTTGTGGGTGGTCCGCAGCCCACCTTCCAAGGACAAGAGCAGGCGCTTTCTAGCACCATCCGATCCGGATTTGGATTCCTTACTCCCAGATGGATTCTTAGATAGAACCAAGGACAGGGGCCTGGTGGTAAAGTCATGGGCTCCACAGGTGGCAGTGCTGAATCACGGCTCGGTTGGCGGGTTCGTGACTCACTGCGGGTGGAACTCGGTTCTGGAAGCCGTATCCAGCGGCGTGCCCATGGTGGCATGGCCGCTGTACGCGGAGCAGAGGTTTAATAAGGTTACGCTGGTTGAAGAAATGAAGGTAGCATTGCCATTGGAGGAATCAAAATCAGGGCTCGTGACAGCCACTGAGGTTGAGAAGCGGGTTAGAGAGTTGATGGAGACTGAGAAAGGATTCAACATTAGGAACCAGGTTAAGGCCATGAAAGAGGAAGCTCAGGCTGCGATGAACGACGGAGGGTCGTCTCTTGTCGCATTAGACAAGCTAATCAAGTCATGTCGGCAGAAACAAATCTGA